The following are encoded together in the Bradymonas sediminis genome:
- a CDS encoding GbsR/MarR family transcriptional regulator: MHGYTYRDSPEDDIDFPALDRWEALAINAVGRVIEFWGFKRNHGHAWCLLYLRGEPMSAADLQRELGLSKGAVSMISRDLEAWGVAHRVQVPQSKVRHFVAEVDFLQMLRRVIQARELSLVVRVRDDLKDALYFAREQEVDPARLKRVRGMLRLADMMTDALSFFLKTLHLDFSEADDLLEDTGDTAPSA; the protein is encoded by the coding sequence ATGCACGGATATACGTATCGGGACAGCCCGGAGGATGATATCGACTTTCCCGCGCTGGATCGCTGGGAGGCGCTGGCGATCAACGCGGTCGGGCGGGTGATTGAGTTCTGGGGGTTTAAGCGCAACCACGGGCACGCCTGGTGCCTGCTGTATCTGCGCGGCGAGCCGATGTCGGCGGCGGATCTGCAGCGTGAGCTTGGGTTGTCCAAGGGCGCGGTGTCGATGATCTCGCGGGACCTGGAGGCCTGGGGGGTGGCGCATCGCGTGCAGGTGCCCCAGAGCAAGGTGCGCCATTTTGTGGCGGAGGTCGACTTTTTGCAGATGCTACGGCGGGTGATCCAGGCGCGCGAGCTCAGCCTGGTGGTGCGGGTGCGCGATGACCTGAAGGACGCGCTGTATTTTGCCCGCGAGCAAGAGGTGGACCCCGCGCGCCTCAAGCGGGTGCGCGGGATGTTGCGCCTGGCCGATATGATGACCGACGCGCTGTCGTTCTTCTTGAAGACCCTGCATCTCGATTTTAGCGAGGCCGACGACCTGTTGGAAGACACGGGGGACACGGCCCCCTCCGCCTAG
- a CDS encoding DUF1015 domain-containing protein: MAEIRGFRAIRYHLEAGDEPADLLAPPYDVIDTEEQDALYAGHPANIVRLVLGRQHDSDSAENNRYTRARRHLMDWLATGQLRQDVRPGLYAHQQTFEDAQGNQHTRRGFLGAVRLATYDEGIVLPHERTLRGPKVDRLELMKNCEANLSPIFFLYDDPEGKVDALLEAHRVQEQELDVTTNTDGIRHRLWPVFDADAQAEVAEILKDAQLLIADGHHRYETALAYRDFRRSVAEDGGSDQPAPYDYVMAFMVNIHDPGLQVFGTHRVVHGVADFDASALLKTLEDSKLYDLQPLAKELVDTPLELELKLAEAAEDAPSFILLSQHLEQPILVQYKGDESAPIFDADTPEQVRRLDVSILHEGIFDRIIGISMEAQAAKTNLRYIKSLEAAVAARKNPEHQLVVLMNPTPVAQVVEVCQSGGKMPQKSTYFYPKILSGLTINPL, translated from the coding sequence ATGGCTGAAATTCGAGGATTTCGCGCAATTCGCTATCATTTGGAAGCCGGCGACGAGCCTGCCGACCTACTGGCGCCGCCCTACGATGTCATCGACACCGAGGAGCAGGACGCGCTGTACGCCGGGCATCCGGCCAATATCGTGCGCCTGGTGCTGGGCCGCCAGCATGACAGCGATAGCGCCGAGAATAACCGCTATACCCGCGCGCGCCGCCACCTGATGGATTGGCTGGCGACCGGGCAACTGCGCCAGGATGTGCGCCCCGGCCTGTACGCGCACCAGCAGACATTTGAGGATGCGCAGGGTAACCAACACACCCGCCGCGGGTTTTTGGGCGCGGTGCGTCTGGCGACCTATGATGAGGGCATCGTGCTGCCGCACGAGCGCACGCTGCGCGGCCCGAAGGTCGACCGCCTGGAGCTGATGAAGAATTGCGAGGCGAATCTAAGCCCGATCTTCTTTCTGTATGACGATCCCGAAGGGAAGGTCGACGCCCTGCTTGAGGCGCACCGAGTGCAGGAGCAGGAGCTCGACGTGACGACGAATACCGACGGCATCCGCCACCGACTCTGGCCGGTCTTTGACGCGGACGCCCAGGCCGAGGTCGCCGAGATTTTAAAGGACGCCCAGCTGCTGATCGCGGACGGGCATCACCGCTATGAGACCGCGCTGGCCTACCGTGACTTCCGCCGCTCCGTGGCCGAAGACGGCGGCTCCGACCAGCCCGCGCCCTACGATTATGTGATGGCGTTTATGGTCAATATTCACGACCCGGGCCTGCAGGTCTTCGGCACCCATCGCGTGGTGCACGGTGTGGCGGATTTCGACGCGAGCGCTTTGCTCAAGACCCTCGAAGACTCCAAGCTCTACGACCTGCAGCCGCTGGCCAAAGAGCTGGTCGACACGCCGCTGGAGCTTGAGCTGAAGTTGGCCGAGGCGGCCGAAGATGCGCCGAGCTTCATATTGCTATCGCAGCATCTCGAGCAGCCGATTCTGGTGCAATATAAGGGAGATGAGAGCGCGCCGATTTTCGACGCCGACACCCCCGAGCAGGTGCGCCGGCTGGACGTGTCGATTTTGCATGAGGGGATTTTTGACCGGATCATCGGCATCAGCATGGAGGCGCAGGCTGCCAAGACGAACCTGCGCTATATCAAGAGCCTTGAGGCGGCCGTGGCTGCGCGCAAAAATCCCGAGCACCAGCTTGTGGTGTTGATGAACCCGACGCCGGTTGCTCAGGTGGTCGAGGTGTGTCAGTCGGGCGGGAAAATGCCGCAGAAGTCGACCTATTTTTATCCCAAAATTCTCAGCGGCCTGACGATTAATCCGCTATGA
- a CDS encoding OmpP1/FadL family transporter: MKRVQSTSLNSAKTPLNPLKKLSFLSIIGCALMLPSAASASPFEMYGAGGRASAMAGAQTASAEGAAAIFYNVGSLAHSEPGVSGGLTVGLNRSRILLMNRPLGYDIPDLGGYSPAIPSGMTKYERRDTTDVDNLYVLTLGGVTSFGIKDLRAGLLLAMPTSGYVDANTHFADERERIFSNQLHFTLTDQRLRRLDLEMGIAYKVADWISAGLGATFSPGTVMSTNVYLPNVGDQSDVDLNSQIDSESLWGLLAGVQVDFSEQLQFGLQYRSEVYFRIHGQNTIRVGNTGGKDTREIVQVLDWTPSYSPHSVSAGLAWTQGASKIMLDGRYERWSDYRNNHSKPTNFHDTISPRLGYEYSLPGKDDKPGNKLRAGLGWVPSPVPDQTGRTNYVDNDRAMASIGASYQLDAFGLPLEIDWALQLHVLMSRVTHKKIKASNPNCGADVDVICDEVPDDLINPRTGQPFEGTQGLQTGNPGFPGFTSGGWMGGVVVEVSWLP, translated from the coding sequence ATGAAACGCGTTCAATCGACCTCCTTAAACAGCGCGAAGACGCCCCTCAACCCCCTGAAAAAACTCAGCTTTCTGAGCATCATCGGCTGCGCCCTCATGCTCCCGAGCGCGGCGAGCGCCAGCCCCTTCGAGATGTATGGTGCGGGCGGGCGGGCGTCAGCGATGGCCGGGGCGCAGACCGCTTCGGCCGAAGGCGCCGCGGCGATCTTCTATAATGTCGGCTCGCTGGCGCATAGCGAACCCGGGGTGAGCGGCGGGCTGACCGTCGGGCTCAATCGCTCGCGCATCCTGCTCATGAACCGCCCGTTGGGCTACGATATCCCGGACCTCGGCGGCTATTCGCCCGCCATCCCCAGCGGCATGACCAAATACGAGCGCCGCGACACCACCGACGTCGACAACCTCTACGTGCTGACCCTGGGCGGCGTGACCTCATTTGGCATCAAAGACCTGCGCGCGGGCCTGCTGCTGGCGATGCCGACCTCGGGTTATGTCGACGCGAATACCCACTTCGCCGACGAGCGCGAGCGCATCTTTAGCAACCAACTCCACTTCACCCTCACCGACCAGCGGCTGCGCCGTTTGGACCTGGAAATGGGCATCGCGTATAAGGTCGCCGACTGGATCTCAGCCGGCCTGGGCGCAACTTTCTCGCCCGGCACGGTGATGAGCACCAACGTCTATCTTCCCAATGTGGGCGATCAGAGCGACGTGGACCTCAACTCTCAAATTGACAGCGAGAGCCTCTGGGGCCTGCTCGCGGGCGTGCAGGTCGACTTCAGCGAGCAACTTCAATTCGGCCTGCAATACCGCAGCGAGGTCTATTTTCGCATCCACGGCCAGAATACGATTCGCGTCGGAAACACCGGCGGCAAGGACACCCGCGAGATCGTGCAGGTGCTCGACTGGACCCCCAGCTACTCGCCCCATAGCGTCTCGGCCGGCCTCGCCTGGACCCAGGGCGCGTCGAAGATCATGCTCGACGGGCGCTATGAGCGCTGGTCGGATTACCGAAATAACCATAGCAAGCCGACGAATTTCCACGACACCATCTCGCCGCGACTCGGCTATGAATATAGCCTGCCGGGCAAGGACGATAAGCCGGGCAATAAGTTGCGCGCGGGCCTTGGCTGGGTCCCCAGCCCGGTGCCCGACCAAACCGGGCGCACCAACTACGTCGACAACGACCGGGCGATGGCGAGCATCGGCGCCTCCTACCAGCTCGACGCGTTCGGGCTGCCGCTCGAGATCGACTGGGCGCTCCAGCTCCACGTCCTGATGTCGCGCGTAACCCACAAAAAAATAAAAGCTAGCAATCCGAACTGTGGTGCCGATGTTGACGTGATTTGTGACGAGGTTCCCGACGACCTGATCAACCCGCGCACCGGCCAGCCCTTCGAGGGCACGCAGGGGTTGCAGACAGGCAATCCGGGCTTCCCGGGCTTCACCTCGGGCGGCTGGATGGGCGGCGTGGTCGTCGAGGTCTCGTGGCTCCCCTGA